Genomic DNA from Sylvia atricapilla isolate bSylAtr1 chromosome 23, bSylAtr1.pri, whole genome shotgun sequence:
GTGTGCAGCTGCTGAAATgggcaataaaaaacccacttctGCCCCGAAGTGGAGAGCCAAAGGCAGCAGGGGGTGGGTGAGGATGGAAAACTGAGGAAACTGAAGTGGGAATGTCACAACCCCAGTGGTGGCAGAGCCTCGGGGAGGGAGTTCAGGGATAAACCCTTCAATCAACCCCCAAATCAACCCCCAAATCAGCCCCAAAATCAACCCCAAAATCCAGTGGAGGTTGTGTCAGCAGGATGAGCCTGGGAGAGGAGTTTAAATGGTCACTACCCCAATTATCCTGGCTCTTCCTGGGCTTGGGAAGCTGAGGAAAGGCGGTGAGGGAATGGTTATTACACAGTTCCTGTGGTTCAGGGCCATCAGGTCCCAGTGTCCAGAGGCAGAAGTTACAGTGCTGGGTGTGATTCCCTTTGTCACATGAGCAGTGTCCTGAGGAGGAATTAGTAATTAGGACTGAATCAAGAATAACCTAATgcatataattaaaaataaaacctgataAGCAGGGCAGCAATTCCCTTGCTTCAGAAGGAGATGGGGTATTTAAATAACAGGAGAAATGAGCCCCTTTGGGGAGGTTTAATGAACCCGAATTGTTCACCTTGGCCACTCTCCAGGCTGAGGGCAGGTGGGGTTTACTCTGCCCAAAAACATCCCTGGGCTGgctttaaaaccattttgtcGTGTGAAGCCATACCTGGGGACACttctgtgctgtcccctgccctgcttcAACTCCCTGGGAGAGCTCCAAAAGGGAGCAGtgagaaaaaggaggaatatTCCAACCTTCCCCTTTGGCAGAGGAAAACCCGTGCCCTGggagctccagctctggggatttttatttttgttttatttcttcttagaGGTGGTTCTTTGGGGAATATTTGGCAGAAGATTTGGCTGCAGGTTCCTTGCAGAATGAGCCAAGCAGAGGGTGCTCAGTGCCTCGGATGAAATGAAAACTCTGCTGGGACATTTGCCCCtttcccctgcttttttttcctctccccaaaTGATGgatttggtgatttttttgttcGGCCTGGGCTCCATCCAGGGAGGTTTTacagctgccctgagcccctcctgcagctctggggctgtgtcactgcagaaaTGATGCGAATAAACCCGAGCTGCTGGTTCCCAGAGCTCTCTCCAGTGAGTCAGGGACACTCAAAAACGCCTTTAGCAGAGCAGGAATTCATTCAGCTGCTGGCAAAAGCCCAGCAAACAAATGTTAcatctgcagagcacagcttttattggcagggaggcagaaaaaagcAGCCCTGGAAAAGGCCAGGCCAGCCCCAGAGTGTTTGTGTTCAGTGTTCTGTGCACCTGGGGATTTATCTGTGTGCTTAATCTGATTTCTGGGGGTTAAAATACTCTGGGGAAATGGGAATAAATCAGGTGGTTGGGCCAGGGTTTGGAATTAGGATGACACATTAATTGGGTGCTGTCCCTCATCCTGCTCAGAGAACAAAGTAAtggtgttttttggggaaaaaaaaaagtaattttccttaagaaaatcctcaatttttttcagaaattaagtgtcttctttctgaaaaataaaccacatttttggaaggaaaaagtgGGGTtaccccacccccccccaaaaaaaaggcTACTTTTTTTAAGAACGAAGgttttttgggagtttttttgttattttttgagaaataaagtaattcagaaaagaaagacacTTTTCTGAGAAACAGAGGATTTCTTGGGGAAACAAAGCGATTTTTTTGGGAGGAATACACTGAATTTTTtgaaccatttttttttttcttttacgGAACAGTGACTTTTGCCAGGGGAAAACCAAAAACCCTgatttttgtgaagaaaagagattttcatGAGGAAAAAGGACCTGGAGCCTCGCAGGGAATTCTTGGTGGAACTCCAAATTCCCagctgagggaaggaggggtCGCTGGGCAGGGAATGAACTCCCCGAATTAAACATTAACCTCTGTCTGGGTTACTGAGTGATGAAATGCTTTGAAGGAGCACTCAGGTGACAGTGGGGACCAGGACAGCCCGAAAAGGTCACCGCTGatccagcagaggctgcaggagccacatTTCCACCTTTGGGGAATGTAAATGTGACTGGCAGGGGAACAACGACAGGAAAGGAGCCCGGGAAAAACCCCTTTACCTGCCCctgaacaggaggaaaaatcccTTTACCTGCCCctgaacaggaggaaaaaaaaacccctttacctgccccagaacaagaggaaaaactCCTTTACCTGCCCCtgaacaagaggaaaaaaaccctttatctGCCccagaacaagaggaaaaaactcCTTTatctgtcccagcacaggaggaaaaaatccctttacctgccccagaacaggaggaaaaaactcCTTTACCTGCCCCTGAACAGGAGGACAATCCCCATTATCTGcctcagcacaggagaaaacacTTTATGTGCCCCAGAACTGTTTTACCCcaagcacaggaggaaaaatcccTTTATCTGCCccagaacaagaggaaaaaaaatcctttccctgccctAGAACTGCTCTACCCCAAAGACACGAGGAAAAACCCCATTttctgccccagcacaggaggaaaaccCCTTTTTATGTGTTCAGGGACACTGAAATGCAGTTTGATATTTGTTGTCCCAGGCTGTAATCTCAAGGAGAGGGATGAACAGAGGGATCGGAGCCGGGCATCATTTCCAGCGCTAATTAGGATTTTATTGGGTGTTGTGCACGGGAGTAGCAGGAGATAAAACCTCTCCCTATCTCTGCTAATTGCCCTCCCTGCGAAATAAAGGGCGATTTTAATGGCTGGGCActaaaacaaatgcatttctcCGAAATTCTGCCGGAACTTTCCATGGATGCAGCGCTGCAGAGGCAAATTGTGCTGGGGAATTCTGTCTGCACAACCCAGTCCCTCCAGGaaccagcagggaaaagggggaaagtgGAAATTGGGATGAAACAAGTGGAATTTATACTGATAGGGAGAataatcttgattttttttttttgaggcaaACCGTGGAAATTGGGATGAAACAAGTGGAATTTATACTGATAGGGAGAAtaatcatgatttttttttttttgaggcaaACTGTGGAAATTGGGATGAAACCAGTGGAATTTGCCCTGAGAGGGAgaattatcttaattttttttgttttgaggcAAACTTTTGTGGCTTTTGTGCAATTTGAACAAGGTGTCAGCAGCTGTTCAATCACAACTGTCAAAATTGACTGAGAATATTTCAGATAATTCTGGgggaatttaaattaaaaattccctCTTTGACCCGAGTGCCTGAGGAATATAAGTGGGCAGAGATAACTTTTGAATTCCTCGGAAATATAAATGAAcatgcacaatttttttttccctgaatttctgAGAGATACAAATGggcaggaaattttttttccccctgaattCCTGAGGAATTTAAATgggcagggattttttttttttcagaattcctgAGAACTTTAAATAtgcagggaattttttttttccagaatttctgAGAACTATAAATGGtcagacacatttttttttattttttttctaaaatataaatggacagggaaaattttttttttcagaattcctgAGAACTATAAATGGTCAGGcacaatattttctgaattcctGAGGAATTTAAATGGacagacacatttttttaaatttttctgaaacatcaacaagcaggaaatattttttttcagtatttctgagaGCTACAAATGCAcaggcacatttttttttccttgtgcttcTCAGCTCCTGTGTTAAATTTTCAAGCTCTTTTATTCCCAGGCTCCTCAATCCCTTGGGAATTCGGATTTTCCGGGCAGAAATGAGGGGATTTGCTCAGCTccgggctggggagggcagtTTAAAgccagttttgtttttcagctctgcaatattgttgtggtttggggCTCAGCCTCGGGAGGAGGGAGCACAAAAGGATGAAAGGATCAAGGATCTGTTCCTGACCCTTCCCCCAAAATATCCCCTGGGTCACCCCGGGCAGGATCGCAGAGCTCAGGCCTCACCTTGTTTGTTCTTCCGTGTGCTCATCTCTGGGATCGaatccaaatatttcagagtcGTTTCAAACCTTCCTCCAACATCACAATGaagccaggggaaaaaaaaatgaaaaaagaaaaagaaaaaaacaaaacaaaacaaaagaaaaaacaaaaaaaacaaaaaaaaaacaccaaccaaaaaaacaaaaaaaaacccaaaaaaacaaaaaaccaaaaaaaaccccacaaacaaaaacaaaaaaaaaattaaaaaacaaaacaaaacaaaacaaaaaaaccccaaaaaacaccccacacaataaaaaaaccaacccacaaataaataataataataataaaaaaacaacccccaaaaccccaaacaagacaaaaaacaaacaaacaaaaaaaccacaccccaaaaaccccaaaaaacaggAGGTCAAAGAACcaattttaattccttcttttattAAGTCGATttaagaaagagcaaaaaaattccttcccacAACTTGGCAAATTTCTAAACAAACGTTTTGCccatataaaaatacaaacgACAACAACAAAATCGAGACATCCATTGgcccacacacacaaacaaaatcagctgttgattaaaaaaaaaaaaaactaaaaggaacaaaaaaaatgccCATCTTGCCTTTCCAGATAAAtacaaattcaaataaaacagagggaaaaccaAGAGAAACTTTGTGATCtgctgaaagaacaaaattttggTGATTTTGGACCGAATTTCAGCGTGGAGCATGGATTGTTGGAGGgtccccaggctgccctgggTGCACTTTTGGGTCTCCCTGGAGGTTTCCAGGTTTGGGGCAGGAATTCTCCTccctttgggcttttttttggtgcttcccagagctgcaggagctgagatGACGGATCCTCGTGTGAAACTCTGCTGGCCCCTTTTTGTGTCTGCAATCCTGCCCAGAGGGACGGATCTCTGCTGGGAGATATTCCCTTCTGTGGGCAAAGGGCAGGATCAGCTGGGCACTGACCAAAAAACTGCATTATTCCCTGGGGAAGTGTGCCGAGGCACAGCACTGGAGCCTTGTCCTGGCTCAGCTCAGAGCTCTCTCGAGGAGAGcagagtgaggagcagcagcagggccaggagcagcagggagctgctgccagccctgcacaccGAGTTGGGAGTGGTGATGGAGGGGGACACGGTGCTCTCCGCCCctgaaatgggagaaaataaaaaaaaattaaaattaaaattccgTTACGAATCCAAAGGAGGTTGTGTCCGACTCTGATCTTGTCGTTGTAAGGCACCAAAGAAAGAGGAGAGGCTCCAAAtgtttcagcaggaaaagagcacagaaaaaaggctctaattgtctgattttattgccttttatcaggtgttcccacacagactgaccatggTTGGGGAATAGGAACAACACCTCTCTGATCCctttggttaaaccagagaaacagcaaaaccccacctgGAGAAAGGCTGTTTGGAGAGAGGAGAGTTGTTGGCCAGGATTGGTTTGAGAAGGAATTTTCTTGAgagattttttccttgggaaaaagtcagcagctgccagcaggatcAAATCCCTcaaacccagaaatatcagggcCCACACTGATCTCACAGGGACGAGGGGACAAACCCTCTGTGGGATGTCTGAaaacatcctcctcctcctcactggtgTCCTGTGGATGCCAGAGCCAGAACCTGGCAGCAAAGGCACAgctccccatccatccctgaGCGTGTCCCTGCAGAGATAAACCCGCCTGGCCTCTGCTCTGTACCTGTCTCACATCCCTCAAAGCCAAAAGGGGGCTCGAAAAGGTTTTAAATTGGAATTATACCCTGAAAAAGCTCTGTCtttgcctggctgctgcaggtgtgggaTGTCCCTCAGCCCCAGGCCCCTGAAGccctctctgccctgtccccagagcaggagtGTGTCCCCTCCTCGGTGTCacctcccctggggctgggatgaaGAGTCTTTACCTGTGTCCAGTGTGTGAGTCTTGAGCTCGGTGCTGTTATCAGAGAGGACGAGATAAACCctgtgggaggggagaggaCAAGTTCAGGGGAGAGTGTCTCATGGGGAGTGgagaggggacactgagagcaggagaagggacaggAATTGTCACCGTCCCTGAAAAGTTTAAACAAAGATAGGAATTGTCACCGTCCCTGAAAAGTTTAAACAAAGTGTTTAAACAAAGGttggatgtggcatttggggccagggtttagttgaggttgggttggactcgatgatcctgaAGGTCTCTTTCCAACCTGGcgattctgtgaattctgtgaattttggAGCCGTCCTGAGCTCACTCCTGCCAcactgaggttttttgggggaatttttaACATCTGGGATAGTTTCTCCATCCCAtttccaggctgggctggagatACCTGGTGGCAAGGTGACAATTCTCTGGGGACCATCAAGTTTGAGGCTGAGTTGTGCTGGCTCCCGAGGTGAGGCTGAGCAGGTTCAGGGCTCTGCTTCCCTTGGGACAAACATTCCCCATCGGCGCGAAAGGCAGGGCCATTCCCAGGGAATTAATCTGCACTTCTacccaggggagcagctgcaAACTCcccaaaacaagaacaaaaaggaaaaaaaacatacaaaaaaaatcccaccccccctccaaaaaaaaccccaaaaaccacccaaacaaaaaagaaaaccaaaccaaaaaaacccaaccaaacaaaaatcccaccaaaaaacaaaacaaaacaaaacaaaacaaaaaaaaacccaaaaaaaaagaaaaataaataaaaaaatacttaaagcaAGCAACCAaaacccaccccccccccaaatccccaaacaaaacaaaacaactaaaaacgcccccaacaaacaacaacaacaaaaaaaaatcccattattttTGGGGTCTCCAGGTTTTCTCAGCCCCTACTctagaggaggaggagctgacTGTGGGTTCTGTCCCAGCTGGAGGGCACAGAAAGGGAACAAACCCTGACATGGGCAAAAAAGGACTAAACACTCACCTGATGAGCACAGAAAGGGAATAAACACTCACTTGATGAGCACAGAAAAGAACTAAACGCTCACCTCACATGGACAAAAAAAGGACTAAACGCTCACCTGACACGACAAAAAAAGGACTAAACGCTGACCTGAGACTGGCAAAAAAGGAATAAACGCTCACCTCACATGGACAAAAAAGACTAAACGCTGACCTGATGAGCACAGAAAGGGAATAAACGCTCACCTGACAGGGACAGAAAAGGACTAAACGCTCTCCTGATGAGCACAGAAAGGGAATAAACGCTCACCTGCAGGGCACAAAAAAGGAATAAACCCTCACCTGACATGGGCAAAAAGGAATAAACCCTGAGCTGACATGggcaaaaaaaaggaataaacgCTCAACTAACACGGACAGAAAAGGAATAAACGCTCACCTGAGGAGCACAGAAAAGGACTAAACGCTCGCCTGACATGGACAAAAAAGGACTAAACGTTCACCTGGAGGGCACAGAAAAGGACTAAACGCTGACCTGATGAGCACAGAAAGGGAATAAACGTTCATCTGACATGGACAGAAAAGGAATAAACGCTCACCTGGATGTGCACAGAAAGGGAATAAACGCTCACTTGACAATGACAGAGAAGGACTAAAGGCTGACCTGATGGGCACACAAAAGGACTAAAGGCTGACCTGACATGACAAAAAAGGACCAAGGGCTGACCTGATGAGCACACAAAAGGACCAAAGGCTGACCTGATGAGCACGGAGCTCAGGTTGCCGGCCGGGGATGTCCAGCTGGCCGTGCTCTGGCTGATGTTCAGCACCGCTGTgtccacagagctgcagttccCGGTGGCTGCCACCTCCCAGCGCCCCACCGAGGCGTTCTGGGCgtccagagcctgcagcaggagctgccccgaGCTCTGGCTGTGGTTTCTGTCGTCCTTGATCGTCACTGGCAAAGGAGCGGGGTGGACAAAATGAGAtttctgccctgccaggacccccGAGCCCGCAGGGGTTTGTTCACACAGGGTCCAGTCCTGCCCCTGAACAGGAGGAAAACCCCATCAACGTGCccctgaagaggaagaaaaaccccTTTAGGTGCCCTTgaacaggaggaaaaacctTTTTACCTGCCCCAGAACTGCTCTGCCCctgaacaggaggaaaaatcccTTTACCTGTCCCTGAACAGGAGGAAAATTCCCATTATCTGCCTCAGCATAGGAGAAAACACTTCTTTATGTGCCCCAGaactgctctgccccagcacaggaggaaaaaatccctttatcTGCCCCTGAACAAGACGAAAAACCTTTTACCTGCCCCAGAACTGCCCTGCCCCAAGGACACGAGGAAAAACCCCATTttctgccccagcacaggaggaaaaccaCTTTTACCTGCCCCAGaactgctctgccccagcacaggaggaaaatcCCTTTTATCTGCCCCAGaactgctctgccccagcacaggaggaaaatcCCTTTTATCTGCCCCAGaactgctctgccccagcacaggaggaaaaccCCTTTTACCCCAGAGCCGGCGGCACTcggggctcagctcctgcccggGGCCGCTCCTGGAGCCGGAGCCCTGCGCATCCCATGCGAatgggaaaggctggaaaaggatcctgtgcctcagcctgccctggccgCTCGGGGCTTCTCTCCCCGGCACAAATGGGGCCGTGatcagagaggagctgctggccatgtccccgcggtgtcctgctgtccctgccagcctcagGACAGCCCCGAATCCAACCCGAGCTGCCAAAGGCCACCAGGACCTCCAGGAGCTGGTGTGAGGTGGGAACTCAAACCTCAATTGCCATCAAACCTCAATGGCGTGCtcaaaaaaattagaaatgacagtgaaaaaaaatccaaaagttTGAAATAGcagtgaaattgaaaaaaaaaaaaaaaaatagaaaaggcaaaaaaacctcccaaaaccaaaccaaacaaccaaaaaaacccaaaacaacaaaaaaaaacccaccaaaaaaccccaaatcaaacaaaaaaaccacaaaaccaaaccccccaaaaaccaacaataaaaaaaccccaccccaaccaactgctgcaggtgcagcttGGGTGAGAAGGAATCTGTTCCTCCTTCTCTTGGTCCTTCCGTGCAagttcaggtaaaaaaaaaaattttaaaaaaaatatatatatatataaaagggggaaaaaccccatCCAGAGGAGCGAAGGAGAACTTTGGGATTGAGCTGCAGACAACAGAACAATGAAATAGGAACAAAGAGGCGACAACAGCGGCGTTTACCCATCTCCTGCCTGCAATGAAGGATgattaaaagtagaaaaagaatGTTAACAGCTTCTCcagtttgaaaagcagaaaaagaaccTTGCGGCTCGCCCAGGttgaaaagtagaaaaagaatATCACAGCTCCTCAagtttgaaaagcagaagaagaaTGTTCTATTTCCCCggtttgaaaagcagaaaaaaaaaaaaaaagttacagctCCCCCAGTCTGAAATGTAGAAAGTTAGACTTGTCCggtttgaaaagcagaaaaaggatgTTAGAGCTCCCCAAGcttgaaaagtagaaaaagaatATCACAGCTCCCCaagtttgaaaagcagaaaaaaatgttacagcTCCCCCAGTCTGAAAAGTAGAAAGTTACACGCTCCCcagtttgaaaagcagaaaaaggatgTCAGAGCTGCCCAAGtttgaaaagtagaaaaagaatATCACAGCTCCCCcagactgaaaagcagaaaaaggatgTTAGAGCTCCCCAgtttgaaaaacataaaaaggatGTCAGAGCTCTCCAggtttgaaaagcagaaaaagaatgttTCGGCTCCGCCCgactgagaagcagcagaagggTGTTAGAGCTCCCcagactgaaaagcagaaaaaggatgTTCCATCTCCCCcagactgaaaagcagaaaaaggatgTTCCATCTCCCCcagactgaaaagcagaaaaaggatgTTCCATCTCCCCCAgactgagaagcagcagaagggTGTTAGAGCTCCCCAGCTCtagaagcagcagaaggatgTCACAGATCCCCAgactgagaagcagcagaaggatgCTCCATCTccccagctggaggagcagcagaagggtAGGGCAGGGCTTACCCACGTAGGTTGTGTTGGCCCGGTAAACGTCGGGATTTGTTCCCACCGAGAAATTCCCGTCGGTGGCATTCCCGAGGCGAAGGCACGCGTCCATCCCCGGCTCTGCCTGCCCGgccgctgtccccagcagcagcagcggggcCAAAAGGACCCAAAATGCCATCGCCGCCTTTGGTGCCTCCTCCTCACCCACCTGGGCACTGAGAGAACCTcgctcctcctccagcccctttTATCCCCGCCGTTGGGATGAGGTAAATGCAaattttcccctcctccccatccaGCTGAACGCGTCCACACCCCCCTGGAGGTTTCACTGATAGAGCAACTTCCTCCTACCTGCCCAGCCTCGggcagaaatgctgaaaataaaggGGTGAGCCCTCGTTGGAGGGGTTAAAATGGGCACTGGGGACGTCCCTGAGGAGCCCGTGAGCTCGACATCGAGTTCTGTCCTTTCCTGTGTCCCTCGGCATGGTGACAGCCCTTGCAGAAGCCCTGGAGA
This window encodes:
- the LOC136371013 gene encoding placenta-expressed transcript 1 protein-like, with product MAFWVLLAPLLLLGTAAGQAEPGMDACLRLGNATDGNFSVGTNPDVYRANTTYVVTIKDDRNHSQSSGQLLLQALDAQNASVGRWEVAATGNCSSVDTAVLNISQSTASWTSPAGNLSSVLIRVYLVLSDNSTELKTHTLDTGAESTVSPSITTPNSVCRAGSSSLLLLALLLLLTLLSSREL